TATACACTTGGGTTTTCAGCATCCTGCGCCTTTATTATAAAACTGCTTTCTTTTACCCCGCTGTCAATATTTACAACCCCTCCGTCCATCGTCACGCCTTCAACGGGGCGCTCCAACGACCACACAATATTGCGATTTTCCATAACTTCGTCCCTTTCATTGTAAGCGATTGCCGTATAAATATTGCCGCCTGAAGGTCTTAGCATATTTTCCCCTTCGATTGCAATACCTTCAAGAGCCGCCTCTGAAAACATCGATATGTTATAGTTGTTGTATCCCCGTATGGATAAAAGTTCGCCAGCATAGTTACCGCTAATATTGTTCGTTACCTTCACCGTAATAAAATAGGGCATTGCGCTGGGATAGTCGGGCAGGTCGCTTAAAAGCTGTGTTTTTAGGTTTTCATCCGTCACTTTTAGCTTAAACTTAACCTCGTTGGGGCTTGATGCGTCGTACACCGATAAAATATTGCCGGCAAATTCGGAATCTCGTCTGAACACCTGAATTTCTTGCTCGCTTTCCAGCGGCTTACCCCTAACGGTATCTGTAAAGTTTCTGGTGTTAATATTAATTAGGTTTGTTGTGGAATTAAACATCACCATGCTTGTCGGTATGCTCTCTTGGGCAGGGTTCCCCCCTGTCAAAACTTCAACATTATCATCCGGCATGGCAGTTGTAGGGAATACGCCTGCACCGTTATTGATGGCAAACCTTTTTATTCCCGGCGCACCTTGATAGTTAATTTGCATAATCAGCCTTGTTTTGTCCCTTGTGTCAAATATATTTCCTTCGATGGTTATATTGTTATTTTCAAAATATTTATTTGTAAGGTTCTGCCCCTCGGCGTATATCGCCGCCGTCCTCCAGTTTTTGATTTTGTTTGCCGTTATTGCAACATTATCAATTTTCCACGGAATGTTGGGCACAACATTTGCATTCATTCTGTTTGCCACCAAACGTATGTGGATGGGATACATGCAATCGACAATTGTATTCCCCGAAATAACGGCGCCGCTCTCGCCGGTTGATTCTCCAATCATGATGCCCGCACCGGAATTTGAATAAATCAGGTTATCGATAAAATAATACGGACCATAGCTTATTTCGTAAAAAAGCCCCGTACCCTGAACAGGGTTTGAAAAGCCGTAGTTTGCAAATATTATGCAGTTTGAAACGGTGCAGTTTTTGTTGTCAATGTCAAACCACACACCTCTGCCGCAATTGTTATAGCTTACAAAGCCGTCAATTAGCGTATCTTCACCCCGAGTAAACTTGGTGCCGCCCGCCTCCCAATCCACCGCCGCAAATCTAAAATTATTATTTACAGTAGTGCAATCAAGAATTTGGGCGCCCTTTGATTTAAGGCTTTTCCAGCCAAGCTGACCGCAACTGTCGGCAACGCAGCGTATAAAGGCGTTATCGTAAACAGGCTCATCATCTATCCCCCTGTTAACGCCAAAGCCAATCCCCACGCCTGTGCAGTTTTTAACAAGTATATCTTCAAAACTGTTGTATGAGCCCCTTGAATCAATCGCGGCTGCCTGAGGGAAGTTTGCATAGTTTTTGCAGGCAAAACCTTTTATATTCCAATGGTCGGCGTCGACTGACAGCCCTTTGCCATATATCGCCGATTCAACCTCTCCGTCGCCCGGCGCTTTGTTGCCCGGCAACCGAACATAAAGCCTTCGATTATCCTCCGACCAATCTACATAAAAGCTGCCTTCCTCCAAAGCCGAAAGATTGGTTCGCATTACCAACAAATTATCATTCCAAACAACATTTTCTGCATAACCTCCGGTTGCGTTAAATCTGCTGGCTTGATTGTAATTACGGTTATTTCCCGCTCCTCTGAAGAAGTCTGTTGTCCACTCGGCGGAATAAACGCCCGGGGTGTCCTCCTCTGTCCATTCGGCTGCCGCAAACGGCTTGGCGCCGTTTAAAACCGCCCCGCCAAGCTCCGACGATTGCAGCGTTATTTTCGCATCGGAACTTCCGCTGTTCGATATTGTCAATGTTTCCCTGTATATTCCCGGCGCAACGGTAATGACATCGCCGGGGGTTGCGCCGTCTATTGCTTGCCGAATGGTTTTATACGGTCTTTCGGCTGTGCCGTTCCCATCTTCGGCAGTATAGCTTGCATCCACAAATTTAGTGGCAGCCTCCAACGAATTTTTATAATCTCCCTTTCCGATTAGCTTAGGTCTTTTAGCGCCTGAGCCGGGAAGTTTTATGAGAATTTGCAAGGGGTCGCCATACCCCGTTTCACGCATGAGCGGAATTGTCACCCGAACGCTTTTGCCAAACCTGTTTAGCATCTCTTGAATATAATTTCCGTTCACACCGAAAAGTGCGGACGGATTGACTTCAACAGCGTTCTCGGCGGACATTTCAAAAACGCAGTCATACGCGCTTGCATATGCCAAAGCGCCGTTTTCCCCCAGCATGGCAACAGGCTCATCATGATTTACGGGAACCCCGCATTCCGAATCCAAATCTGTATTCACTATAAGCGAAGTCAATTTCTCGCCATAGAAACCGCCGGTTAAATCCACTATATATTGGTCCTCAACGGAATCATAAGCGGAATTAACCCTATTAAAATTTGTACTTGCGGTAACATAGGTTGAGCCAACCGGAATGTCCGAATTTACAACCGATACATCCTTTGTGCCATATGCATCGCTGTTTCGGGCGGATACCGCCTTTATTCTGATAACACTGCCTGCAGGCACAGCCCTGCTTACGCGAAGTTCGCCGGTACTCTCATCTATTGCAGCCCCCGCGGTAGCGCCGTCAATATACCACTTTACCTCTTGGTTTACGCCTTCTTGTATGTCATCCGATGAAAAAGCTGCCGCAGTAAAGGTTGTCGCGCCTCCCCTTGCAACTTCATCTTCACCATGGATATCAACCCTCACCGGGGAGTTGGCATCGCTATACCGCACTATTAACTTAGGCGGGGCGGCTGACCTTCTGTTGTGCAAGAATATGGCATGCGTCATATCCTCACCCAAATATCCCAATGCCACGGTATATTGTTTGTTTTGTGTTATGTATGATGTTAAATCCCACTCAAAAGGAATGGTTGCAGGACCCTCCACCGCCTCAAAAGGCTCTTTTGTATAGCTGATTAAATCACCGATAGCGTAAGCCCCGGTTTTTGCGGCGGCGCCGTTAAAGCCCGTCCAGTTGGCTGCGGCGCCGTCAACTCTGTATGCGCCCAGCTCGGAATACACATTACCGATTGAAGTTCCGAGCGTTCTTTTATAATTGACTATAAGCTTTGCGCTAAGAATTTCCGCATCGGCAGGCAGGGTGGTCAAATTAAACCTTAAATACGCCCTAAAACTGTCGTTTTTACTGTCAAGGCGCTTTATTTTGAGCTCGTTTGCCGCATCTGTGGATTGAAAGCTTGAATTTGCTGAAAAATAGTTAATAAACCCGTCAATTGCCGGAGAAAACTCCACCTCTGATGCGGGCGTTTGCCCTTGAACGGAAATCGGCGCAATATTCGGCAGAAAAATCGCAAGCGCTAAAATTATTTTTCCCAGCGAGCTGAATTTTCTTTTTTGACGAGCCGTAAATTTAATTTTCATGTTGTTCCTCCTTCAATATGACCATTCCGGTTTGCTGTTGCGTGTTCGCCGAAGCTATCATAAAATGCCTTGCTTGAAGGGTGGTTGGTATCCTCCCATTCGCTTTTGTATTTCATAAGCGCAGTATTTAGTCTTTTAACGATTTGCTCATGCTCAGGGCTGTCAAATAAATTTTCTGTTTCAAAAGGGTCATTTAATATATCAAACAACGCGGGCTTTGCGTCTGCGCCGCCGTTGTAATAGATAAGCTTGTGGTTTCTGTCTTTTACGCCCCTGATAAGGTCGCTGTACGCAAAATAAAGCGTTTCTCTTTTTTCCTCCCGCCCGCCCATAAGTATGGGATAAAAGCTTTTGCCCTCTACGGAAATCGGAATTTCAATTCCGGCGCAATCACACAGGGTAGGGAAAATATCCATCAGGTATATGTATTGGTCTGTAACCACGCCC
Above is a window of Dehalococcoidales bacterium DNA encoding:
- a CDS encoding alpha/beta hydrolase fold domain-containing protein — protein: MKIKFTARQKRKFSSLGKIILALAIFLPNIAPISVQGQTPASEVEFSPAIDGFINYFSANSSFQSTDAANELKIKRLDSKNDSFRAYLRFNLTTLPADAEILSAKLIVNYKRTLGTSIGNVYSELGAYRVDGAAANWTGFNGAAAKTGAYAIGDLISYTKEPFEAVEGPATIPFEWDLTSYITQNKQYTVALGYLGEDMTHAIFLHNRRSAAPPKLIVRYSDANSPVRVDIHGEDEVARGGATTFTAAAFSSDDIQEGVNQEVKWYIDGATAGAAIDESTGELRVSRAVPAGSVIRIKAVSARNSDAYGTKDVSVVNSDIPVGSTYVTASTNFNRVNSAYDSVEDQYIVDLTGGFYGEKLTSLIVNTDLDSECGVPVNHDEPVAMLGENGALAYASAYDCVFEMSAENAVEVNPSALFGVNGNYIQEMLNRFGKSVRVTIPLMRETGYGDPLQILIKLPGSGAKRPKLIGKGDYKNSLEAATKFVDASYTAEDGNGTAERPYKTIRQAIDGATPGDVITVAPGIYRETLTISNSGSSDAKITLQSSELGGAVLNGAKPFAAAEWTEEDTPGVYSAEWTTDFFRGAGNNRNYNQASRFNATGGYAENVVWNDNLLVMRTNLSALEEGSFYVDWSEDNRRLYVRLPGNKAPGDGEVESAIYGKGLSVDADHWNIKGFACKNYANFPQAAAIDSRGSYNSFEDILVKNCTGVGIGFGVNRGIDDEPVYDNAFIRCVADSCGQLGWKSLKSKGAQILDCTTVNNNFRFAAVDWEAGGTKFTRGEDTLIDGFVSYNNCGRGVWFDIDNKNCTVSNCIIFANYGFSNPVQGTGLFYEISYGPYYFIDNLIYSNSGAGIMIGESTGESGAVISGNTIVDCMYPIHIRLVANRMNANVVPNIPWKIDNVAITANKIKNWRTAAIYAEGQNLTNKYFENNNITIEGNIFDTRDKTRLIMQINYQGAPGIKRFAINNGAGVFPTTAMPDDNVEVLTGGNPAQESIPTSMVMFNSTTNLININTRNFTDTVRGKPLESEQEIQVFRRDSEFAGNILSVYDASSPNEVKFKLKVTDENLKTQLLSDLPDYPSAMPYFITVKVTNNISGNYAGELLSIRGYNNYNISMFSEAALEGIAIEGENMLRPSGGNIYTAIAYNERDEVMENRNIVWSLERPVEGVTMDGGVVNIDSGVKESSFIIKAQDAENPSVYRKKQVDISHFEVYDVTSRVTSDNRIECEIEYANFNSGGDKNISLILAAYDGAGITDITVKEVVAPASQVVETLSEGLPTNNNAESYNLFLWEDTNSIKPLHKPVGMAANFEPGSAEEEGDGGIYSVIENPALKNVLLLGDSISIGYHFDVVDALAGKANVYRPYSPGNSSVAVNCADSGTGVANIRSWLGSRRWDIIHFNWGLHDLKRLTPGMGTESDDPSMPPVNDINQYAENLQQLVNVMKETGAKLIFAATTPYPQGVKPCRLPEDAISYNNAAIGVMQSNGVEINDLYALALPKLSTIQQPVNVHFKPEGSKFLGGAVADVINEALKDGLYREYTYKKDLKLGVFTPENPMQSNPTIVLVHGGGWTGGELKNMYNQCEYFKNLGFVAITVDYTLEAKTGQIATLRGIQDVCDALEFVKDNAVLLKADIDKLVVGGGSAGGHLALTTAMENITPALTARPKALVLFNPVTDTVDGFGKNRFTAAYGNSISPYHQMSANGIVPTVILHGDADTVVPLSQINEFATRATNRGSVCQVVAYAGQEHSFFNQEPHRTQTLQAAETFLNNIGFYN